In Kineococcus sp. NBC_00420, a single genomic region encodes these proteins:
- a CDS encoding AAA family ATPase, whose amino-acid sequence MSTPGDPGPLLRSLLAALEAAPDDAPLRLHVAELLLSVGDADAALAHASRVLAQDPTSGPARDLVQRSLHLPAPPPAPPAPVAKHAFDWASAEADLGPLDTSGLTAHDDEVDPGTTAEVQRPRVTLADVAGMAEVKERLDLAFLGPLRNPELRALYGKSLRGGLLLYGPPGCGKTFIARAVAGEMGAHFLSVGLSDVLDMWIGNSEKNLHALFEEARRHAPCVLFFDEVDGLGMSRTGNRSSGMRTTVQQFLGELDGMDGDNEGVFVLAATNAPWDVDPALRRPGRLDRMLLVLPPDEAARIAVLEHHLRDRPTQDLDLAGVAARTDGFSGADLAHVAETAAEHALRDSMRSGTVRPITTADLRQALTQVRPSTGPWFDSARNVATYANADGSWDELQAYLRRRRR is encoded by the coding sequence GTGAGCACCCCCGGCGATCCCGGCCCGTTGTTGCGCAGCCTCCTCGCCGCGCTGGAGGCCGCCCCCGACGACGCTCCCCTGCGCCTGCACGTCGCCGAACTCCTGCTGAGCGTCGGTGACGCGGACGCCGCCCTGGCCCACGCGTCGCGCGTCCTCGCCCAGGACCCCACGTCGGGGCCCGCCCGCGACCTCGTGCAGCGCTCGCTGCACCTCCCCGCCCCTCCCCCGGCACCCCCGGCCCCCGTGGCCAAGCACGCCTTCGACTGGGCCAGCGCCGAGGCCGACCTCGGCCCCCTCGACACCAGCGGACTCACGGCCCACGACGACGAGGTCGACCCCGGGACGACGGCCGAGGTCCAACGCCCCCGCGTCACCCTCGCCGACGTCGCCGGGATGGCCGAGGTCAAGGAACGCCTCGACCTCGCGTTCCTCGGCCCCCTGCGCAACCCGGAGCTGCGGGCCCTCTACGGCAAGAGCCTGCGCGGCGGTCTGCTGCTCTACGGCCCGCCCGGGTGCGGCAAGACGTTCATCGCCCGGGCCGTGGCCGGCGAGATGGGCGCGCACTTCCTCTCCGTGGGGTTGTCCGACGTCCTGGACATGTGGATCGGGAACAGCGAGAAGAACCTGCACGCCCTCTTCGAGGAGGCCCGTCGTCACGCCCCGTGCGTGCTGTTCTTCGACGAGGTCGACGGACTCGGCATGTCCCGCACCGGCAACCGGTCCTCGGGGATGCGGACGACCGTGCAGCAGTTCCTCGGGGAACTCGACGGCATGGACGGCGACAACGAGGGCGTGTTCGTGCTGGCGGCCACCAACGCCCCGTGGGACGTGGACCCGGCGTTGCGCCGGCCGGGACGCTTAGACCGGATGCTGCTCGTCCTGCCCCCGGACGAGGCCGCCCGGATCGCGGTGCTGGAACACCACCTCCGCGACCGCCCCACGCAGGACCTGGACCTCGCCGGGGTCGCCGCCCGCACGGACGGTTTCTCCGGGGCCGACCTCGCCCACGTCGCCGAGACCGCGGCGGAACACGCCCTGCGCGACTCGATGCGTTCCGGCACGGTCCGGCCCATCACCACCGCGGACCTCCGGCAGGCCCTCACCCAGGTCCGGCCCTCGACCGGTCCGTGGTTCGACTCCGCCCGCAACGTCGCGACCTACGCCAACGCCGACGGCAGCTGGGACGAACTCCAGGCCTACCTGCGGCGCCGTCGGCGCTGA
- a CDS encoding FtsK/SpoIIIE family DNA translocase has product MASPTNARTTSGRGGSTKVATGGTRGGTKAGAKAPARSSTSRPAANRAPARAVAKRPAAAPVRSGPSWPVRAVSAVWMGCAHLVGGTARRVGDGARDLDPELRRDGAGFFLLALAIVVAAREWWGLPGTAGRVIHTVVAGTFGEVALALPVVLVGLAVHLLRHPDQTQATSRAVVGSIALTLSAAGLVHLATGAPSPTGPEGAGVVTDAGGMLGFLVAGPLTTALTPYVMVPILVLLGFFGVLVLTATPVHAIPTRVHEAYERLTHHPERAARDAERAAARRDLPATALARQRAARALEGPESGDTTGDTAEDKPKRRRPKKDEARVGDEAFDRAAITEAELAAAEEEAASRPRPGQRRVVPSDPPSVRESLEARDTPIVNGASVPASTPKDLPAPPHTPMPPRIEQLALAGDVTYTLPEPAALVPGTVPKERSAANDRVVEALSEVLNQFDIDAAVTGFSRGPTVTRYEVELGRGTKVERVTALSKNIAYAVASADVRILSPIPGKSAIGIEIPNSDRETVSLGDVLRSNVATRTEHPMVMGVGKDVEGGFVIANLAKMPHLLVAGATGAGKSSFVNSMITSILMRATPDEVRMVLVDPKRVELTIYEGIPHLITPIITNPKKAAEALEWVVREMDLRYDDLAQYGFKHLDDFNKAVKAGKVHPPEGSKRIIQPYPYLLVVVDELADLMMVAPRDVEASIQRITQLARAAGIHLVLATQRPSVDVVTGLIKANVPSRLAFATSSLADSRVVLDQPGAEKLVGQGDALFLPMGASKPMRVQGAWVTESEIEAIVSHVKSQLQPTYRDDVVVTAQKKQVDEEIGDDLDVLLQATELVVTTQFGSTSMLQRKLRVGFAKAGRLMDLLESRGVVGPSEGSKARDVLVRPDDLAGTLALMRGDEPPTAPEPKVGAELEVVDADEGGEDAWELLDRR; this is encoded by the coding sequence ATGGCCTCCCCGACGAACGCGCGCACGACCAGCGGTAGGGGAGGTTCCACCAAGGTGGCGACCGGCGGAACACGGGGTGGCACGAAGGCGGGCGCCAAGGCACCCGCACGCAGCAGCACGAGCCGGCCGGCGGCCAACCGCGCCCCGGCCAGGGCGGTCGCCAAGCGACCCGCTGCCGCCCCGGTGCGTTCCGGTCCGTCGTGGCCGGTCCGGGCCGTCTCCGCCGTCTGGATGGGGTGCGCGCACCTCGTGGGCGGCACGGCTCGTCGCGTGGGTGACGGCGCGCGTGACCTCGACCCCGAGCTGCGCCGGGACGGTGCCGGGTTCTTCCTGCTCGCCCTGGCCATCGTCGTCGCCGCCCGGGAGTGGTGGGGACTGCCCGGAACGGCCGGTCGGGTCATCCACACCGTCGTCGCCGGCACCTTCGGTGAGGTCGCGCTGGCGCTGCCCGTCGTGCTCGTCGGGCTGGCCGTGCACCTGCTGCGCCACCCCGACCAGACCCAGGCCACCTCGCGGGCCGTCGTCGGGTCGATCGCGCTGACGCTGTCCGCGGCCGGTCTGGTCCACCTCGCGACCGGGGCGCCCTCGCCGACCGGTCCGGAGGGCGCGGGGGTCGTCACCGACGCGGGCGGGATGCTCGGCTTCCTCGTCGCAGGGCCCCTGACGACCGCGCTGACGCCGTACGTGATGGTTCCCATCCTGGTCCTGCTCGGGTTCTTCGGGGTCCTCGTCCTCACCGCGACGCCGGTGCACGCCATCCCGACCCGCGTGCACGAGGCCTACGAACGTCTCACCCACCACCCCGAGCGCGCCGCGCGCGACGCGGAGCGGGCGGCCGCCCGTCGGGACCTGCCCGCCACGGCGCTGGCCCGCCAGCGGGCGGCCCGGGCCCTCGAGGGCCCGGAGTCCGGGGACACCACCGGGGACACCGCCGAGGACAAGCCGAAGCGCCGGCGTCCGAAGAAGGACGAGGCGCGCGTCGGCGACGAGGCCTTCGACCGTGCTGCGATCACCGAGGCGGAGCTGGCGGCCGCCGAGGAGGAGGCCGCCTCCCGACCCCGACCGGGGCAGCGGCGCGTCGTCCCCTCCGACCCGCCGTCCGTGCGCGAGTCGCTGGAGGCCCGGGACACGCCGATCGTCAACGGAGCCTCCGTCCCGGCGAGCACGCCGAAGGACCTGCCCGCCCCGCCGCACACGCCGATGCCGCCGCGGATCGAGCAGCTCGCGCTCGCCGGCGACGTCACCTACACGCTCCCCGAGCCGGCCGCGCTGGTCCCGGGCACGGTCCCCAAGGAACGCAGCGCCGCCAACGACCGCGTGGTCGAGGCGCTGAGCGAGGTCCTCAACCAGTTCGACATCGACGCCGCCGTCACCGGGTTCTCCCGCGGCCCGACGGTCACCCGCTACGAGGTCGAACTGGGCCGCGGGACGAAGGTCGAACGCGTCACGGCGCTCAGCAAGAACATCGCCTACGCCGTCGCGAGCGCCGACGTCCGCATCCTGTCGCCCATCCCGGGGAAGTCCGCGATCGGCATCGAGATCCCGAACTCCGACCGCGAGACGGTCTCGCTGGGTGACGTGCTGCGCAGCAACGTCGCGACCCGCACCGAGCACCCGATGGTCATGGGGGTCGGCAAGGACGTCGAGGGTGGTTTCGTCATCGCGAACCTCGCGAAGATGCCGCACCTCCTGGTCGCCGGGGCGACCGGCGCCGGCAAGTCGAGCTTCGTCAACTCGATGATCACCTCGATCCTCATGCGCGCGACCCCCGACGAGGTCCGCATGGTGCTCGTCGACCCCAAGCGCGTCGAGCTCACGATCTACGAGGGCATCCCGCACCTCATCACCCCGATCATCACGAACCCGAAGAAGGCCGCCGAGGCGCTGGAGTGGGTCGTGCGCGAGATGGACCTGCGCTACGACGACCTCGCCCAGTACGGGTTCAAGCACCTCGACGACTTCAACAAGGCCGTGAAGGCGGGCAAGGTCCACCCGCCGGAGGGCTCGAAGCGGATCATCCAGCCCTACCCGTACCTGCTGGTGGTCGTCGACGAGCTCGCCGACCTGATGATGGTCGCCCCGCGCGACGTCGAGGCCTCCATCCAGCGCATCACCCAGCTCGCCCGGGCCGCCGGCATCCACCTGGTGCTCGCGACCCAGCGTCCCTCCGTCGACGTCGTGACGGGCCTCATCAAGGCCAACGTGCCGTCGCGGCTGGCGTTCGCGACGAGTTCGCTCGCGGACTCCCGGGTCGTGCTGGACCAGCCGGGGGCCGAGAAGCTCGTCGGGCAGGGCGACGCGCTGTTCCTGCCGATGGGCGCGTCCAAGCCCATGCGCGTGCAGGGGGCGTGGGTCACCGAGAGCGAGATCGAGGCGATCGTCTCGCACGTGAAGTCGCAGCTGCAGCCGACCTACCGCGACGACGTCGTGGTCACGGCGCAGAAGAAGCAGGTGGACGAGGAGATCGGCGACGACCTCGACGTGCTGCTGCAGGCGACGGAACTCGTCGTCACGACGCAGTTCGGGTCGACGTCGATGCTCCAGCGCAAGCTGCGCGTCGGCTTCGCGAAGGCGGGTCGCCTCATGGACCTCCTCGAGTCCCGGGGGGTGGTCGGCCCGAGCGAGGGGTCGAAGGCGCGCGACGTCCTGGTGCGTCCGGACGACCTGGCGGGGACGTTGGCCCTCATGCGCGGCGACGAACCGCCGACGGCGCCGGAGCCGAAGGTCGGGGCGGAGCTCGAGGTCGTGGACGCGGACGAGGGCGGCGAGGACGCCTGGGAGCTGCTCGACCGGCGCTGA
- a CDS encoding tetratricopeptide repeat protein, with protein sequence MTDWTPDVRLRRAEALADAGRWEQSLRAVHDVLASDPHHGEALRLAAMAELQLDRPEAAAQAATAAIAAEPQHEHGHRLLSVALQRLGHHDAALQAARDGVRANPHHPYALAQLATALSDRRSTRREAVTTAERAVAAGPGMAHPLFVLGLALQQRGRRGRARRAYAAALELDPQHPEALNNLGVIALNSHRLGGAARFLGDSLLADPHSATARFNVDVLALAFARRIWIGSALAVLALLVGGAVESGTGTGFPVRLVVLLVAVAGLGAWTASAWRSTPTAVRAAVLQRSRQRPLLVSAWVIAALLLLACVGIAVAPLETVAGPGAFEVFRVLFLVNVVFGFVVRRSRPRRD encoded by the coding sequence GTGACCGACTGGACCCCCGACGTCCGGTTGCGTCGGGCCGAGGCCCTCGCCGACGCGGGACGCTGGGAGCAGTCGTTGCGGGCCGTGCACGACGTCCTCGCGAGCGACCCGCACCACGGGGAGGCCCTGCGGTTGGCGGCCATGGCGGAACTCCAGCTCGACCGCCCGGAAGCCGCCGCGCAGGCCGCCACCGCGGCGATCGCCGCGGAACCCCAGCACGAGCACGGCCACCGGCTGCTCAGCGTGGCGCTGCAACGTCTCGGCCACCACGACGCCGCGCTGCAGGCGGCGCGCGACGGAGTGCGCGCCAACCCGCACCACCCCTACGCCCTGGCCCAGCTCGCCACCGCCCTCAGCGACCGCCGCAGCACCCGCCGCGAGGCCGTCACCACGGCCGAGCGGGCCGTGGCCGCGGGGCCGGGGATGGCGCACCCGTTGTTCGTCCTGGGTCTCGCCCTGCAGCAGCGCGGCCGCCGGGGTCGCGCCCGCAGGGCCTACGCCGCAGCGCTGGAACTGGACCCGCAGCACCCCGAGGCGCTGAACAACCTGGGCGTCATCGCGCTGAACTCCCACCGCCTCGGCGGCGCGGCCAGGTTCCTCGGGGACTCGCTGCTGGCCGACCCGCACAGCGCGACGGCGCGGTTCAACGTCGACGTGCTCGCGCTCGCCTTCGCGCGCCGGATCTGGATCGGGAGCGCGCTCGCCGTCCTCGCGCTGCTGGTCGGCGGAGCGGTCGAGAGCGGGACGGGCACGGGCTTCCCGGTGCGCCTCGTGGTGCTGCTCGTCGCCGTCGCCGGTCTCGGCGCCTGGACGGCCAGCGCCTGGCGGAGCACCCCGACGGCGGTGCGGGCCGCGGTGCTCCAGCGTTCCCGGCAGCGTCCGTTGCTGGTGAGCGCCTGGGTCATCGCCGCGCTGCTGCTGCTCGCCTGCGTCGGGATCGCCGTCGCCCCGCTGGAGACCGTCGCCGGTCCCGGCGCGTTCGAGGTCTTCCGGGTGCTGTTCCTGGTGAACGTCGTGTTCGGGTTCGTGGTGCGACGCAGCCGCCCGCGCCGGGACTGA
- the rimO gene encoding 30S ribosomal protein S12 methylthiotransferase RimO, with protein MPPTSVPSRSVALVTLGCARNDVDSEELAGRLADAGWTLVDDPDGADVAVVNTCGFVEQAKKDSIDTVLAAADLKEAGRTQAVVAVGCMAERYGKDLAESLPEADAILGFDSYNDLSSHLEAILNGEKRESHVPRDRRTLLPLAPAERQAAKAKIVEPDLPEGVAPASGPRVIRRRLGSGPWAPVKIAAGCDRRCTFCAIPAFRGSFVSRPADEVIAETQWLAEQGVKEVFLVSENTTSYGKDLGDLRALEAMLPRVAAVEGIQRVRVSYLQPAEVRPGLLDALTKVPGVVPYFDLSFQHSSPAVLRRMRRFGGTEPFLALLEQVRERNPLAGIRSNVIVGFPGETEADVDELCSFLERARLDVVGVFAYSDEDGTEAETLDGHLPDEVVAARYERVSRLVEELIAQRAEERLGEVVEVLVESVVDEDGDPHVVGRAAHQGPDVDGETELELPPGFVVHVGDLVTARVTGVAGADLLAEPLVRTTV; from the coding sequence GTGCCCCCCACCTCTGTTCCGTCGCGTTCCGTCGCGCTCGTCACCCTCGGCTGCGCCCGCAACGACGTCGACTCCGAGGAACTGGCCGGTCGCCTCGCCGACGCCGGCTGGACGCTCGTGGACGACCCGGACGGTGCCGACGTCGCCGTCGTGAACACCTGCGGGTTCGTGGAGCAGGCCAAGAAGGACTCCATCGACACCGTGCTGGCCGCCGCGGACCTCAAGGAGGCCGGGCGCACCCAGGCCGTCGTGGCCGTCGGCTGCATGGCCGAGCGCTACGGCAAGGACCTCGCCGAGTCGCTGCCCGAGGCCGACGCGATCCTCGGCTTCGACTCCTACAACGACCTCTCGAGCCACCTCGAGGCGATCCTGAACGGCGAGAAGCGCGAGTCCCACGTGCCGCGCGACCGCCGCACGTTGCTGCCCCTGGCCCCGGCCGAGCGACAGGCCGCGAAGGCGAAGATCGTGGAGCCGGACCTGCCCGAGGGCGTGGCCCCGGCCAGCGGCCCCCGGGTCATCCGTCGTCGCCTGGGCTCCGGCCCGTGGGCGCCGGTGAAGATCGCCGCCGGCTGCGACCGCCGCTGCACCTTCTGCGCCATCCCCGCCTTCCGCGGGTCGTTCGTGTCCCGTCCCGCCGACGAGGTGATCGCCGAGACGCAGTGGCTGGCCGAGCAGGGCGTCAAGGAGGTCTTCCTCGTCAGCGAGAACACCACCTCCTACGGCAAGGACCTCGGCGACCTGCGGGCGCTCGAGGCGATGCTGCCCCGGGTCGCGGCCGTCGAGGGGATCCAGCGGGTCCGGGTGTCCTACCTCCAGCCCGCCGAGGTGCGTCCCGGCCTGCTCGACGCGCTGACGAAGGTCCCCGGGGTCGTGCCGTACTTCGACCTCTCCTTCCAGCACTCCTCGCCGGCCGTGCTGCGTCGCATGCGCCGCTTCGGCGGGACCGAACCCTTCCTCGCGCTGCTCGAGCAGGTCCGCGAACGCAACCCGCTCGCCGGGATCCGCTCCAACGTCATCGTCGGCTTCCCCGGTGAGACCGAGGCGGACGTCGACGAGCTCTGCTCGTTCCTGGAGCGGGCCCGCCTCGACGTCGTGGGGGTCTTCGCCTACTCCGACGAGGACGGCACCGAGGCCGAGACCCTCGACGGGCACCTGCCCGACGAGGTCGTCGCCGCCCGCTACGAGCGGGTCAGCCGCCTCGTCGAGGAACTCATCGCCCAGCGCGCCGAGGAACGCCTCGGTGAGGTCGTCGAGGTCCTCGTCGAGAGCGTCGTGGACGAGGACGGCGACCCGCACGTCGTCGGTCGCGCGGCCCACCAGGGACCGGACGTCGACGGCGAGACCGAGCTGGAGCTGCCGCCGGGGTTCGTCGTCCACGTGGGGGACCTGGTGACCGCCCGGGTGACCGGCGTCGCCGGGGCGGACCTGCTGGCGGAACCGCTGGTGAGGACTACGGTCTGA
- a CDS encoding heparan-alpha-glucosaminide N-acetyltransferase domain-containing protein: protein MGSARIVGVDLARAIAIVGMMAIHVFPGEETPGAGGVLYAVAHGRASALFGVLAGLSLGLSTRARGDQRTAARTSVVVRGLLVALLGLLLVDAGSRIAIILPYYGVAFVVVLPFLWWPARRLAVLAGGWLVLAPVASFALRSVYELPARYEQPTLGWLSRPGDLLQTLTLTGYYPVIGWAGYLLLGLAVSKLDLRSTVVGTRLLGAGALTAGGSWIASALLLGPLGGRTALSQVQDFYGTVPTDTRWWLAIAAPHSGTPFDLLHTAGTALAVVGALCLLPAAVTRFLQPVAAFGAMPLTIYTAHVVALAAWPAETTTVLVVHVFVGVVFATGWRLAVGRGPLEIVVGRVASGAAALVRAPRLPWAA, encoded by the coding sequence GTGGGCAGCGCGCGGATCGTCGGAGTGGACCTCGCCCGGGCGATCGCCATCGTCGGGATGATGGCGATCCACGTCTTCCCCGGCGAGGAGACCCCGGGAGCCGGTGGGGTCCTCTACGCCGTGGCCCACGGCCGGGCCTCGGCCCTGTTCGGCGTCCTGGCCGGGCTCTCCCTCGGCCTCTCGACGCGAGCACGCGGCGACCAGCGCACCGCGGCACGAACGTCGGTGGTGGTCCGCGGCCTGCTCGTCGCGCTGCTCGGGTTGCTGCTCGTGGACGCGGGGAGCCGCATCGCGATCATCCTCCCGTACTACGGCGTGGCCTTCGTGGTCGTGCTGCCCTTCCTCTGGTGGCCGGCCCGGCGCCTCGCCGTCCTGGCCGGTGGGTGGCTCGTCCTCGCACCGGTGGCCTCCTTCGCGCTGCGGTCCGTCTACGAGCTCCCGGCCCGCTACGAGCAACCGACCCTGGGCTGGCTGTCCCGGCCGGGGGACCTGCTGCAGACCCTCACCCTCACCGGCTACTACCCCGTCATCGGCTGGGCGGGGTACCTGCTGCTCGGCCTGGCCGTCTCGAAGCTCGACCTGCGAAGCACCGTGGTGGGCACGCGGCTCCTCGGAGCGGGCGCCCTGACCGCCGGCGGGTCCTGGATCGCGAGCGCTCTGCTGCTCGGTCCGCTCGGCGGCCGCACCGCGCTGAGCCAGGTCCAGGACTTCTACGGCACCGTCCCCACCGACACCCGGTGGTGGCTCGCGATCGCGGCCCCGCACTCCGGAACCCCGTTCGACCTGCTGCACACGGCGGGGACGGCGCTGGCCGTCGTGGGCGCCCTGTGCCTCCTCCCGGCGGCGGTCACCCGCTTCCTGCAGCCGGTCGCGGCGTTCGGCGCCATGCCGCTGACGATCTACACCGCCCACGTGGTCGCCCTGGCCGCCTGGCCGGCGGAGACGACGACCGTGCTCGTCGTCCACGTGTTCGTCGGTGTCGTGTTCGCGACCGGCTGGCGGTTGGCCGTGGGGCGGGGGCCGCTGGAGATCGTCGTCGGCCGGGTGGCGTCCGGGGCCGCGGCGCTGGTGCGGGCGCCGCGCCTACCCTGGGCTGCGTGA
- a CDS encoding ribonuclease J, producing MSHPHPELTSPPPLADGALRVVGLGGLGEVGRNMTVFEFQGKLLVVDCGVLFPEDHQPGVDLILPDFSSIADRLDDIVAVVLTHGHEDHIGAVPYLLRLRGDIPLLGSQLTLALVEAKLKEHRIKPYTLGVREGQVEQLGPFSCEFIAVNHSIPDALAVAIRTDAGLVLHTGDFKMDQLPLDNRITDLNAFARLGDEGVDLFCVDSTNAEVPGFTAPERDIGPVLEQLFGRAEHRIIVASFASHVHRVQQVLNAADAHGRKVALVGRSMVRNMGIAAELGYLQVPKNILIDLKQVDDLPDDRVVLMCTGSQGEPMAALSRMANRDHRISVDAGDTVILASSLIPGNENAVYRVVNGLARLGATVVHQQSAKIHVSGHASAGELLYCYNILKPRNVMPVHGEIRHLLANAELAVKTGVPRERVVIAEDGVVVDLVDGKASIVGNVPVGYVYVDGSTVGEITEADLKDRRILGEEGFISIFVAVDSVTGKVVSGPEFNARGFMGEDPNRFAAIKTRVEKALNDASTGPVDVHQLQQIVRRTVGTWVSQAHRRRPMIVPVVVTA from the coding sequence ATGAGCCACCCCCACCCCGAACTCACCAGCCCCCCACCGTTGGCCGACGGCGCCCTGCGCGTCGTCGGTCTCGGTGGGCTCGGCGAGGTCGGGCGCAACATGACCGTCTTCGAGTTCCAGGGGAAGCTGCTCGTCGTCGACTGCGGCGTGCTGTTCCCCGAGGACCACCAGCCCGGCGTGGACCTGATCCTGCCGGACTTCTCCTCGATCGCCGACCGCCTCGACGACATCGTCGCGGTCGTGCTGACCCACGGGCACGAGGACCACATCGGGGCGGTCCCGTACCTGCTCAGGCTGCGCGGGGACATCCCGTTGCTGGGTTCGCAGCTGACCCTCGCCCTCGTCGAGGCGAAGCTGAAGGAACACCGCATCAAGCCCTACACGCTGGGGGTGCGAGAGGGTCAGGTCGAACAGCTCGGGCCGTTCAGCTGCGAGTTCATCGCGGTGAACCACTCGATCCCCGACGCGCTGGCCGTCGCGATCCGCACCGACGCGGGACTCGTCCTGCACACCGGTGACTTCAAGATGGACCAGTTGCCGCTGGACAACCGCATCACCGACCTCAACGCGTTCGCGCGTCTCGGTGACGAGGGTGTCGACCTGTTCTGCGTCGACTCCACCAACGCCGAGGTCCCGGGTTTCACCGCCCCGGAACGCGACATCGGCCCGGTGCTGGAGCAGTTGTTCGGCCGCGCCGAGCACCGCATCATCGTGGCGTCCTTCGCCTCGCACGTGCACCGCGTCCAGCAGGTCCTGAACGCCGCGGACGCCCACGGCCGCAAGGTCGCCCTCGTCGGCCGCTCGATGGTCCGCAACATGGGCATCGCCGCCGAGCTCGGGTACCTGCAGGTGCCGAAGAACATCCTCATCGACCTCAAGCAGGTCGACGACCTGCCCGACGACCGCGTCGTGCTCATGTGCACCGGGTCGCAGGGTGAACCGATGGCCGCGCTGTCGCGGATGGCCAACCGCGACCACCGCATCTCCGTCGACGCCGGGGACACCGTCATCCTCGCCAGCTCGCTCATCCCGGGCAACGAGAACGCCGTCTACCGCGTCGTCAACGGTCTCGCCCGCCTCGGGGCGACGGTCGTGCACCAGCAGAGCGCGAAGATCCACGTCTCCGGGCACGCCAGCGCCGGGGAACTGCTCTACTGCTACAACATCCTCAAGCCGCGCAACGTGATGCCGGTGCACGGCGAGATCCGGCACCTGCTCGCCAACGCCGAACTCGCCGTCAAGACGGGGGTTCCGCGCGAACGCGTCGTCATCGCCGAGGACGGCGTCGTCGTCGACCTCGTGGACGGCAAGGCGAGCATCGTCGGCAACGTGCCCGTCGGCTACGTCTACGTCGACGGCTCCACCGTCGGCGAGATCACCGAGGCCGACCTGAAGGACCGCCGGATCCTCGGCGAAGAGGGTTTCATCTCCATCTTCGTCGCCGTCGACTCCGTCACCGGCAAGGTCGTGTCCGGGCCGGAGTTCAACGCCCGCGGCTTCATGGGCGAGGACCCCAACCGCTTCGCGGCCATCAAGACCCGCGTCGAGAAGGCCCTCAACGACGCCTCGACCGGACCGGTGGACGTCCACCAGCTCCAGCAGATCGTGCGCCGCACGGTCGGCACCTGGGTGTCGCAGGCGCACCGTCGCCGGCCGATGATCGTGCCGGTCGTCGTCACCGCCTGA
- a CDS encoding NYN domain-containing protein, translating to MDSPRPHEPVRRDQPTPTERRDLDLLIWDAPNIDMTLSSILGSRPASSDRPRFDAIARWFLSEAADHEVEGSVFTNVHPTSAVSLRGWIEALRSFGYSVFARPKVHPEDDVDDAMLQHIASRQATHRLRRVVVASGDGRNFLQPLEELHRAGVRCVVLSFAEVAGYAQESPLIEFVDLEDVPGAFQVSLGRTRLTALPPDGGWFRPTRPMRALLEDAVALEHPHPAEADDSPHPQPPEVGEVGRVPVPQAQRVRSA from the coding sequence ATGGACTCGCCGCGCCCCCACGAGCCGGTCCGGCGGGACCAGCCGACTCCGACGGAGCGTCGCGACCTCGACCTGCTGATCTGGGACGCGCCCAACATCGACATGACGCTGTCCTCGATCCTGGGGTCGCGCCCGGCGTCCTCGGACCGACCGCGCTTCGACGCGATCGCGCGGTGGTTCCTCTCCGAGGCGGCCGACCACGAGGTCGAGGGGTCCGTCTTCACCAACGTGCACCCCACGAGCGCGGTCTCGCTGCGCGGGTGGATCGAGGCCCTGCGCAGCTTCGGCTACTCCGTCTTCGCCCGTCCCAAGGTCCACCCCGAGGACGACGTCGACGACGCGATGCTCCAGCACATCGCCTCCCGCCAGGCGACGCACCGGCTGCGCCGGGTCGTCGTCGCCAGCGGGGACGGGCGCAACTTCCTGCAGCCGCTGGAGGAGTTGCACCGCGCCGGGGTCCGTTGCGTGGTGCTGTCCTTCGCGGAGGTCGCCGGGTACGCCCAGGAGTCCCCGCTCATCGAGTTCGTCGACCTCGAGGACGTGCCCGGCGCGTTCCAGGTCTCCCTCGGCCGCACCCGGCTCACGGCGTTGCCGCCCGACGGCGGGTGGTTCCGTCCGACCCGGCCGATGCGGGCCCTGCTCGAGGACGCCGTCGCCCTGGAGCACCCCCACCCCGCGGAGGCGGACGACAGCCCGCACCCGCAGCCCCCGGAGGTCGGCGAGGTGGGCCGGGTCCCCGTGCCGCAGGCCCAGCGGGTGCGCAGCGCCTGA